In Sphaerospermopsis torques-reginae ITEP-024, the genomic window TGCAGTACCATGAAACCAATAAACCCAATTTTCCTCAGCAGTAAACCCCAAAGCAGCAGCTATCGTAAACAGAAAAACCGTACTAGCGCGTAACCTATAACTGCGCTGTAAATAAAAAATAGGAAAAATTACAGCAGCAAACTTACAACCTTCTTCAACTGGACCAATAACCACCAACTGCCGCAGGGAAAAACCTACAAAAGAACGTTGTATTTTTGCCCAGTTGATAACAGAATTAGCAGCAATTTCTATTCCCCATTCTATTCCCAGTGCAACAAAACCAGATATTGCACCAACTACAAAAAAACATAATAGTTGTAGGGGAAAAGGAGGGGCAGAAATTCGCCGATAGTAAAACCATAAAAATAGTAATGGCGGAATTACTGCCCACATTAATAAAAATAAATTACTCACTTACCTGAGCAATTACAGTGCGATGACGAGGACTATTGCTAGTGATACTGGGAGTTTTAAACCCAGCCTCAATTAATGCTTTCTCAATATCTAAAGTGAAATATTCATCTAAATAAGGTTCTGTACTTTTGAGCAATGTGAAAACATAAGTAGGCATTTTTTTGTAAATTTCTGATTTTGGGTTCATGTCCATAATTGTTAAATGTCCACCTGGACGCAAAACCCGTCTCGCTTCTGCAAAAATCTTTTTAGTTGCTGACTGGGGCAATTCATGACACATTAAAAAAATAGAAACTAAATCAAAAGAATTATCTACTAATCCTGTAGATTCAGCTTGAGCATGAACCCAGTTAATGTTTGTTTGACGTTGTTGAGAACGATAGTTAGCGACTGCTAAAAAATAGGGAGATAAATCTAAACCTGTGATTTTGGCTTGGGGGTAAATTTCTTGTAAAGCAAAGGTACTCATACCCACACTACAACCTAAATCTAAAATATCTTTTGGTGGTTGGGAAATAGAACTTTTGAGGATGTTGTGATAACTTTCCCGTAGTTTAGCATCACCTTGAGCTTGGAAATCTTGCCAAATTTTAGCGTGTACCGCATAAGCAGCAGATTCAACTTCAAAAGCAGCTTGCCAACTTAGATTTCCGGTTTCGTAAGCGTGGAATGAAGTAACGTAATAGTCTGGGTAGGTGAGTTGAGGATTTTGGACTTGAGTTAAATCATTTGCCCAATCTCGTGCTTGTAATTTTTCAACTTCTTGAAACCAATTTACACCTATTTTCTCAGCCCGTTTAATCATCATTTGTCTGGCTTGGTGTTTAGCCAGGTTAAATAAAGGCTTAACTGAAAGGATGCCATTGACTAAGCGGGAAGGTAGATCAGGAGTGGTTTTGATAGCAGTAGTCATAATGTTGGTAGCGTTGAACAGCTTTATTTTACAGCAGGTGACTGGGGACTGGGGACTGGGGACCTCACAAGGGTAGGTATTTTACATTGTCGTGAGGGCAAGACTTGGAGGACAAGGAAGGACAGTGGACAAGGGCGGAAATCCGTACAAATAATGTACAATTGGTAACAACAAGCGCCGCTCAACAGACCATTTTTTGTATAAAATCTTCCTTGTCCTGCCTTAACATATAATATTAAAAACCTACCCCTGTGAGGGACTGGTATAAATCTTTTTACCCCTGCCTCCTGCCTCCTGCCTCCTTATTTACGGGAGCAATGGGATTTTGTGGGACTTTTTTCCCCTGTTCATCAACTACATATATTGTTAATAATTTTACTCATATCAATTCCCCAATCTGATAATATTGTTTGTGCAGTTTCAAATGAACTAGCTATTGCGCCATATTTGGCAATATTTGACCGGGAATTTTAGATTTTAGATTTTAGATTAAAAACATTTGGTACAAGCCCTGACCACAATCGACCACCAGCTTATTTCTTGTCGGAGTCTTTTTCAGTAATATATCT contains:
- a CDS encoding class I SAM-dependent methyltransferase, coding for MTTAIKTTPDLPSRLVNGILSVKPLFNLAKHQARQMMIKRAEKIGVNWFQEVEKLQARDWANDLTQVQNPQLTYPDYYVTSFHAYETGNLSWQAAFEVESAAYAVHAKIWQDFQAQGDAKLRESYHNILKSSISQPPKDILDLGCSVGMSTFALQEIYPQAKITGLDLSPYFLAVANYRSQQRQTNINWVHAQAESTGLVDNSFDLVSIFLMCHELPQSATKKIFAEARRVLRPGGHLTIMDMNPKSEIYKKMPTYVFTLLKSTEPYLDEYFTLDIEKALIEAGFKTPSITSNSPRHRTVIAQVSE